CTACCTCCGTTCACGCTCTCCTCGACACAAACCAACCGCACTCACTGACAATATCGACTTATATCCGCTTATTTGGAGATCTCAACACCGCCTGTGGCACCGAGGATACGCTTGATGTCACCGTAGATAGCGAACTGACCAGCAGTGATAGTACCAACCATGAAGAGACTGTGTCTGTCAGCTACGGACCATCGTCAAGAGGGAAGAGGGGGAAAGGAACGTACCGAGCACCAATACCAGCGTAGCTACCGGCGAAACCGAGCTCCTTACCGATCTTGGCGAGACGGGTGATGGTACCCTCACCAGGAGCACCAGGGGTCTTGTTGATCTTGGAAAGCATAGTGTCGGCGGGCTGAGAGACAATGGCGGCGGCGAAACCGGCGATCAGACCGGAGCCAAGGTTAATGGCGGTCTTGGAGCCGTCGGAGAGAGTGTCCTTGTTGAAGTTGCGGTAGATAGTTTCAGAGACCTTCTCGAAGACGACAAACTTGGCCATGGTGTAGGGGACCCTGCGATTGTTAGGTTTGACAGTATGTCATCGTAATTGCGGGTGACTTACTGCTTGAAGAGCATGGGACCGAAACCGGAGTAGAAAGCACCAATACCCTCCTGGCTCAGGATCTTGGAGAAACCAGAGGCGAGACCAGAAGCGAAAGTGGGCTGAGAGACGAGACGGATACGGGTAGCCTCAAGAGGGCAGAGAGCAATGTCGGCGAAGAATTCGGCGGCAGCGGAGGAAGCGAGGTAGATGGGGGTTCTGAACTCGGAGGCCCGCTCAATGCCAACCTGGTTGATGCACTGCTGCTTGAAGAATTCGTAACCACCGAACTTGAAGGCACCCTGGAGGAAGTAACCGGCGGCGGTGGGACCGAAACCAGTGAGGAGAGCGCCAGCACCCTCGTTGGAGACGACCTGGCGGAAACCACCGATCATACCCTTGTTGTAGGTGACGGGGTCAAGCTGGATACGGGTCTTGACGCTGAATTCATTAGCGTGTCTCTTTGTATATATCCTATTTTGATATGGGGATCGTACACATCGACGGGAGTGAGCGCACCGTGGGTGACGGAGCAGCAGACGGCACCAGCAAAGGCGAACTTGCCGTAGAGGCCAAGGCCCGTCGAGGGCTTGTCAGCGGTAGCGGCCATTGTGTCTTTTATTTTATTTGGGTGGAAGGACAAAGAGTGGGGAGGGTTAAGAATGAAGCCttagagagaagagagaagaggaaaaagaaaaagagaaagggatACGTTAAGGCTACGGGCACCTGGGAAAACCGGTCCCGAAAACTTTTCGCCCGCCACTCCACTTCCGATCGTCCCGTCAACCATTACAAATATAACAGTTACTACAAGTATATTTAGGTATCTAGATCTTATAGCAAATACTTTGTACTCTGTGTATATTCAACTCTATATTTTGGAACATATCATTGTATATACTCATGCTGAATACCCCGCCATCCGTCCACCCGGTTGCGCCGGTGGTCGTTAGCGTCCGCTGTACCAACTGACCGCTGACCAGTTCATCATCTGCATAGGTGCATAGTGCATAGTGCACTGTGTTCATAATAACATTCAATGCTATCAGTGAATTCTACTAGCAGACCAGCATTGGCAGCTACAATCCTTCCGATTGGCTCCGTTTCAGTGACGCCCATATATCTATTATTAACTCCATCAGAGATTTACCGGTCGAGTCCACAGTCCACTTGGATATATCTCGGGGTACCGGTACAGACTATAGATACTAGCACTACAGCAGCAGTCAATTCAGTTCCGTCTATGCTAAATCATTTGACTGGAATAACACTGATCAATTTCCCATCCGCCCTGTCCAAGTTTCAGTCAATCAAGGGATCGAGTAATCCCATGAGATAACAGGCATAGTACAATCAGAACCAGCAATTATCATTGCGCAAGACAACCGTTTGCTCTGAAACCGTGTTAGTCAATAGTATGCCCTTGCAGTATTTTTCCAATATCGCAAATCTGACTGTGGCTGTCAGATTGTCACCCGTAATTTGCTTATATATATCGTGCCCTGCACGCACTATGCCCGAGTCCTtggtttctgactcgtcttCCATGTACGTGCTTGTTTGATTGATTTTTACTTTTTCTTGTTCTGGCCATATATTGCTGTCTCGGCCCCCTCCGTTGCTCCCTATCAACATTTATGCGATGGCGATATAGAAAATGCTGTCCTACTTACTCGGCTGTTTCACGTGCAGGAAGAatgaagaacagaaatgGAAGGAGATTGAGGGTTAGTACACTATCATCTTCCCCCAAAATAACACACAACTCATCCGAatcagaagcagcagaaCACCTCGACCAAATGCCATCATGGGACTCTGCCGACAACACCCTCATGATGCAAGCCTTCGAATGGCATGTCCCCAATGATCAAGCCCACTGGCGCCGTTTGCACAACCTCCTACCAAGTCTCAAGGACATCGGGGTAGATAACATCTGGATTCCTCCTGGATGCAAAGCCATGAGTCCGTCTGGTAATGGTTATGACATTTATGATTTGTATGACTTGGGAGAATTCGACCAGAAGGGATCGCGGGCGACGAAATGGGGGACTAAGGAGGAGCTTTTGGATCTTATATGGCTGGCTCAGGATTTAGGTGTTGGGATTTATTGGGATGCTGTGTTGAACCACAAGGCTGCTGCGGATCATCCGGAGCGCTTCTCTGCGGTTAGAGTTGATCCTGAGGGCATGTCCCTAACATCCGAGAGTACGGGAAGCTCTTGCTAATCCACTGCAGAACGAAATATCGACATCTCACAACCTGAAGAAGTTGAAGGTTGGGTAGGCTACAACTTCCCCGGCCGCGGCGAAACATACAGCTCCATGAAATACCACTGGTACCACTTCAGTGGCATCGACTGGGACGACTCCCAAAAAACAAACGCTATATACAAAATCGTCGGTCCAGATAAAGGATGGGCCCAGGATGTCAGTGACGAGAACGGCAACTACGACTTTTTGATGTTTGCCGACCTGGACTATTCCAACGCAGAAGTCAGAGCTGATGTTCTCAGATGGGGTGAATGGATCGGGACAGAGCTCCCTCTTAGCGGCATGAGGTTGGATGCTGTGAAGCATTATTCTGCTGCTTTTCAGAGAGAGTTTATTGACCATATCCGGAGTACTGTTGGGCCTGAGTGGTTTATTATCGGGGAGTACTGGAAGGGTGAGGTGGATGTGCTGCTTAAATACCTGGAGGAGATGAGATACCGACTTTCGTTATTCGATGCGCCACTAGTTTACCGATTTTCAAGTATTTCGCGTACGAAAGGAGGTGATATGAGGACGGTATTCGATGATACGCTTGTACAAAGCAAGCCGGACCATGCAGTGGTGAGTATTCTGTCGTTTGTTCTACAAAGGATCGACAACGATGTTAACCGGAATACAGACCTTCGTCACGAACCACGACACACAACCAGGACAATCTCTAGAGGTAAAAATTCAATCTTTGATACTCGAATACGCGGATCAATACTGACCCCAACAGGCCCCTGTAGCCTCTTTCTTCAAACCCCTCGCCTACGCCCTAATCCTTCTCCGAAGCCAAGGCCAGCCATGCATCTTCTATGGCGACCTCTACGGCATGAAAGAAGACGTCGAAAACCCCCTAACACCCGCCTGCAACGGCAAACTCCCCATCCTCACCAAAGCCCGCAAACTCTACGCCTACGGCGAACAACGTGACTACTTTGACAGTCGGAACTGCATAGGTAACGCCCCCCTACCCATATACATTAAATACCACTAACTGACCTGACCCAGGCTTCGTCCGCTACGGCAACCTCCACCACCCCTTCGGCCTCGCCTGCGTGATGAGCAACGCCGAAGCCTTCGAGAAGCGGATGTATGTGGGAcgaagacacgctggcgagGTGTGGTCTGATATTCTGGAGTGGTACCCGGGGACTGTGACTATTGATAGGCATGGGTATGGGGATTTCCCAGTGGCTGGGATGAGTGTTAGTGTGTGGGTTAATGTGGAGGCGGAGGGGAGGGATGGGTTGGATGCGTGTTTGTATGTTGCTTTTCCCCATATACCTCGTGCTTTTGGGCCGGGATGATTTTCGTTGATTTGGCTAATGAGGGTTGGGCAGTGACACGACTATTTATGGGCAACCAAAGATGGAATGATGGAACCATGGATTGGCGTTTCGAGAAGGGCGGAAGATGCTTCCTCGGATTTGCTGGTCTACATGACAGCGTTATGATCGAGTTACAGGCATGGAAAGCTGATATTGAATAGTATTTCACATTGGTATACCTGGAACTTTATTGTAAAGCGTCATCTACGGAGAATAGTAATACTTGATTTCGCACATCATCTACTGCAACATCCTCCAGATAAACGGGCACAATAAAAGGAGGCGTACACACAACTAGGTCAGCGTGATATCATCCCATACTGCCCTATTTGCCATACGCCCTCTGAGTACTTAAACAACTGCTTTTCCTTGCCACTAGCAATGCTTTTGTACCCCACCTTATACTACCGCACTTGTACAGGCCTTGTTTTGTCTAGACTGATCAACATCACCAAAATGCCATTCCACACGGTTCGTACCTATCACACCTATGACATCCTTGGGACAGGCACTAATAACAGCGAACAGGTTATTCTCCGAGACGTCGCTAGCGATTCCGACAAAGACCAGTTAGTCATTTATCCTCGATTTACATCCAAGGCCCCCTACTAATCGTGTGCAGAATGAGGAACCTAATCACAATGGCTGGAGGGAAGATCTCGAGAGAGACTGGTTCGAGATTCAGGTTAGTTCGCAACTCTTAAGTGTCATTTGGGTGTTCTGTTTGCTGACAGTAGCAGTTTCGAAGTCCCGGACCAATTCGATCTTCGGCTGATTACGAAGAACCTCAACGTGGAGACATTATCCGACCATCCATAATTGCGAGCTTGCTGTGTACATAGAGACAATATGATAACGTGAAAACATAGAATTAAACATGTACCTACACACTGCCATCTCTATACAAATCACGTGCAATCGGGTAAATCTTCCCCCATCCGTCTTGACAAACTGGGCTCGGCCCGGCCAGACTAGCACTAAACACACACGCTACTCAATCACGATCCACCATTCGTCCTTGTCTGTGTTGCCGCAATTTACCGGACTTTTTCCGCTGTCAGTGCTTTTTTGGCTGCGCATTTCTGAGCATGAGTACCTTTGACAAGGTCAATAAAATGCACCATGCTAGGTTGTTAGTCTGATGTGCTTTGGGAGTATACATACTTCACCACGGGGTATAGTGTTGCTGATATAGGATAAGCGCCGCGTGATACGACAATATACAGCTTCCTGCTTATACCAAGAGTACCGGAAGTCATGGACGTGTCCTCTGTGGTCTGAGAATACGAATGGATCTGGTATTCGGCTAGGTTGGTTGAATGACAAATCGATATTGACAGGGTCTTCAGGGATACAGGACCTCGGTTTTGGCTTCCAGTTTCCGTATACTGGAGTGGTCATACCCAAGTCTTCATGAACATGAACATGGCAAATAGAGATTTCAATGCAGACTGCGTCTTGGTCAGGAGAACGGAGGATAGAAAATGACGGCGTTTATTGAAGGTATTGAACTCCAGACTCAACCGCCCAGTCGAACACCATTTCTTCTCTATCCATTCCAAAAAAGATAAGACTCAGCTCACCATGAAAACCACActcctcctcaccctcctcacCATCCCCGGCGCCCTCAGCTCCTGCACAGTCCGCTTCTACGAAAACGTTTCTTGCACTCGAACCCCCGACTGGCCAGCATATGAATGCGGCACGGGAGAGCAGTCTTTCCCCGGTGCTCAATATGCGCAGGTTGAGAATAACTGCGGCGCCGGGAAGTAGGTGTATTTGACGCTTACTAGGGATAATGGGGATGGGACGGCGACGAGTACAGTATTGAGGCTGAGTCATTTACGTTGGTTTGTGCGTGACAGTGATGGTGTGAGTTGGGGGGTTTGGGGATGTGAGATTATTGGGTTGGGTGTGGCTAGCTAGTTTAAATTGGGCCCGAGAATGTGCGTTGTGGTTTACGCATTGCCAATTGAACCGGCATAACCAACTCGCTGTTAACTTGGAAGTTTCCATAAACAACGGAATCTTATAGTATTGGTGGAGCACTACGGTCACAGTATACACGCCCTATGTACATGCAGGTAAGCGCTGTGCTGTAATCTACCCAACAATAAACGACTCTTTAGAGCCTCATCAGCCACAGCCAGAACAGGAAAGGCTGGTACAAATCCAGCTGCTTAGGTGCATTAGAAATCGTCAGCTTTTCTCACCTgcattcgcattcgcattTGCATTCAGTTCAGCTCTTCTTGTCGTCGTGCCCGTCAGCAGCTGACAGATCATATTTCATATAACCATAATGGATTAACCTTTTAAACTGTTACAAAAGCATCAAAATAAACGCATGACTTAGCGACGCTCGGACAGGATGTTTTCGCCGCAGTATCAGGAGATAGCTGCGACGCCCCAGGAGCAGCAGCTTGCTTATTTCACACCTTACCAACAACAGCATTATTATCCTACGACAACAAAACAAGAACCGAAAGTGCGAGTACGACCAATATGGAAATTCTTTGCGGTTCTACCTCCGAATCTACTGCTCGTGGGGTATGTTAATATGTCGAAAGGAAAGGTGATCGTCGCTAATCCTGAATAGATATCTCGTCCTTCCTGTGGCGTTCAAAGAACCAGGACCTGATCCCGAGCCCGACTCGAATATGCATATTAATAAGGCCGCAATTACCATCGCGGCATCAGTCTTAATCGCAGTCGCATATGTATCATCACTGGTATTAGTCCTGGCGCAGAGCCATAATGGCACATTCGCAATCACATCCGTATACATGTCCGTTCCTTCCTCATCACCCTAGCGATCAATACACTCACAGCAAAAACAGCCCCTGCCTCTGCTCCAGCCTCCTCGGCCTCTTCAATGTGGTCTTCAACATCGTCGCCCGCAACATCTTTCCCCTCAGCAGTCT
This Aspergillus chevalieri M1 DNA, chromosome 3, nearly complete sequence DNA region includes the following protein-coding sequences:
- a CDS encoding uncharacterized protein (COG:S;~EggNog:ENOG410Q2JW;~TransMembrane:3 (i45-68o88-109i121-142o)); this translates as MFSPQYQEIAATPQEQQLAYFTPYQQQHYYPTTTKQEPKVRVRPIWKFFAVLPPNLLLVGYLVLPVAFKEPGPDPEPDSNMHINKAAITIAASVLIAVAYVSSLVLVLAQSHNGTFAITSVYIPCLCSSLLGLFNVVFNIVARNIFPLSSLEKAIPEATVLLTEEELQRRQLIALLEQGRKNGGKSPSPRDLQRTFKVDGPERLNIGNNEWDRYKPSVREGC
- the MIR1 gene encoding putative mitochondrial phosphate carrier protein (Mir1) (COG:C;~EggNog:ENOG410PFA1;~InterPro:IPR018108,IPR023395,IPR002067;~PFAM:PF00153;~go_process: GO:0055085 - transmembrane transport [Evidence IEA]), producing MAATADKPSTGLGLYGKFAFAGAVCCSVTHGALTPVDVVKTRIQLDPVTYNKGMIGGFRQVVSNEGAGALLTGFGPTAAGYFLQGAFKFGGYEFFKQQCINQVGIERASEFRTPIYLASSAAAEFFADIALCPLEATRIRLVSQPTFASGLASGFSKILSQEGIGAFYSGFGPMLFKQVPYTMAKFVVFEKVSETIYRNFNKDTLSDGSKTAINLGSGLIAGFAAAIVSQPADTMLSKINKTPGAPGEGTITRLAKIGKELGFAGSYAGIGARLFMVGTITAGQFAIYGDIKRILGATGGVEISK
- a CDS encoding alpha-amylase (CAZy:GH13;~COG:G;~EggNog:ENOG410PINX;~InterPro:IPR013776,IPR006047,IPR017853,IPR013780;~PFAM:PF00128;~go_function: GO:0003824 - catalytic activity [Evidence IEA];~go_function: GO:0004553 - hydrolase activity, hydrolyzing O-glycosyl compounds [Evidence IEA];~go_function: GO:0005509 - calcium ion binding [Evidence IEA];~go_process: GO:0005975 - carbohydrate metabolic process [Evidence IEA]); translation: MPESLVSDSSSMKNEEQKWKEIEEAAEHLDQMPSWDSADNTLMMQAFEWHVPNDQAHWRRLHNLLPSLKDIGVDNIWIPPGCKAMSPSGNGYDIYDLYDLGEFDQKGSRATKWGTKEELLDLIWLAQDLGVGIYWDAVLNHKAAADHPERFSAVRVDPEERNIDISQPEEVEGWVGYNFPGRGETYSSMKYHWYHFSGIDWDDSQKTNAIYKIVGPDKGWAQDVSDENGNYDFLMFADLDYSNAEVRADVLRWGEWIGTELPLSGMRLDAVKHYSAAFQREFIDHIRSTVGPEWFIIGEYWKGEVDVLLKYLEEMRYRLSLFDAPLVYRFSSISRTKGGDMRTVFDDTLVQSKPDHAVTFVTNHDTQPGQSLEAPVASFFKPLAYALILLRSQGQPCIFYGDLYGMKEDVENPLTPACNGKLPILTKARKLYAYGEQRDYFDSRNCIGFVRYGNLHHPFGLACVMSNAEAFEKRMYVGRRHAGEVWSDILEWYPGTVTIDRHGYGDFPVAGMSVSVWVNVEAEGRDGLDACFDTTIYGQPKME